CGAGACCTTTTAAACGCGTATCTATTTTTTCTAGAACAGCACGTGTTTCTTCTATTTCATCTAATGGAATATCGGATAATACTTCTGTCGCTAAATTTGTAATTAAATTGCGTGAATCATGTACAAAATCCCAGCCATATTTTGTCAGTTCAATATATTTGAGACGTCTGTCTGCATCATCACTCATATAAGCAAACTTAACGAGTTCCAATTCTAATAATTTCTTCACTCGTCTGCTCACTGCCGCTTTGTTAACCCCTTGTCTAATTGTAATCTCTGTTAAAGTTAATGCCTTCTCATGTGACAGCATTAATAATACGCTTGATTGTTCATTCGATATCGCATACTGTATACGTAAATCTTTTAACACCCCGGCTGTTAAAGCATTTACGTTTGTTAGAAATTCACCCATAAAGCGAATGTGTTGATTCATAATGTCATGTTTTGACATGGCTTGCACTCCTCTGTTTTTCATATCCATATCCCCAATATCTTAGCAATCATTTTTTAATAAATAAACCACCCATTTCTACCATTATATCTAAAAACTCTAGTATGATAGATTTCATAAAGGAGGTTCGATATGGGACTCATACATTCAATTATGACATTATTATATCTGATTCTAATAAGTATGGCGATGTATATCCCATACAGACATCAATCATTACCTTATTTCCAAGCTTTTTTACTGCTCAATATGTTAGCTACATTACTTAGTGTTACAACACATTCATTACCTTTACCAAGTCTTTTTATGGCATTCCTTGTTTTAGGATATCTATTCATCAAGCAACGTAAAACCTTATGGACACACCCAGACGGTCGACATTTTATATGGCGACTAAGCTGCTATATCATGGCGGTTACAAGTTTATGTTTCGGAAGCTTTTTACTCATCACGCTCATGCCACCAGTAATCAGTTTTTGGTTTAAACTACTATACGCTTTATCACTCGTATTTTTATTAACTTTGCCTTACTATCTGTACTTTTCTTGGTATTTACGACAGACAAAACCTCAAAAATCACCTGATATACTACTCGTATTAGGGGCAGGTATTGTCACAGAAAGTGTTTCTCCATTACTTCGAGCACGTTTGGATGCCGCATTCAAGATTTCTCATAATAAGACAAACTGGATTGTGAGTGGTGGACAAGGGGCTGATGAACCTATCTCAGAGGCACTGGCGATGCAGCATTACTTAATACAACTAGGTATTCCAAGTGAGCAGATTACCCTAGAAGACCAGTCAACGAATACACAAGAAAACATTAAATATAGCCAGCCATCCATTCCTTCCCATGCATATTGTACGATTGTGACGAGTGACTTCCATCTGCTCCGTGCATTGCGTATCGCACAGCGCTTTAAACTTTCAGCTGATGGCTATGGTGCTATCTCTCCGCTTCGATATCGTGCACGTTCTTATCTTCATGATTATTGTGGCGTATTATTGCATTATCCATATGCATGGCTTGTCTTTGTCTTGATACACATTTTATTTTCTATATTGTAAAAGGACTATACAAATGCCTAGCCACATTTGTACAGTCCTTTTTAATATTATTTCTGAATCATTTCGCCACTATCTAAGTAAAAGATATGATCTGCATATTCAAACAAACGCTCATCATGCGTTACCATGATACCAATGGCTTGCTCATCACGAACTTGTGCTTTAATCATATCCACCACTTCTATCGCACGTTTTGCATCCAAGCTAGCTGTAGGCTCATCTGCCAATAACAATTTCGGTTGATTCATCCAAGCACGCATAATTGCCACACGTTGTTTTTCACCACCGGATAACATATGTGGATAAGCGTCTAAACGATGACCTAAACCAATTTGTTTCAACAAAGTCGTTGCACGGGTATCTGCATCTTTTTTAGACATCCCCGCTTCCTGTCCTACTAAAATCAATTGCTCTTTTACTTTCAGATACGGTAACAAATGAGATGCTTGGAATATAAACCCAATATCTTTCAAACGTTTGTCCGTTCTTTCTTTTGACGACATTTGTGTAAGGTCTTGATCATCAATGATGACGGCACCTTCAGTTGGGGTTAATAACCCTCCGAGAATCGTCAATAATGTAGATTTCCCAGAACCTGATGCACCATTTAATATCACAAATTCTCCTGGCTGTACTTCAAAATTCAACCCTTTTAATACGGTCGTTTCTGTATCACCTTGTCCAAATGTTTTGATGAGGTTTTCAACTTTTAAACTCATGCAACGCCACCTCCTATTGCTTCTATCGGATCAATCTTATATACGTGAATAAAGGATAATAACGCACCGACTAACGTGACCACAATAAAAATAAGAATGGTCAACATAATAATATTTGGCGTTACGACAAACGGCATCGTTGCTGGTAAAAACATGGATAACCCAACAATTAATCCAATACCGATGAATACACCGAGCATCGTTACAAATAAAATCTGAAGAATTAATGCCCATAATAAGTGACCGGTCTTAATACCCACGGCCTTTAAAATACCAATTTCTGGCGTTTTTTGAATGGTCATCACATAGAAAAAGGCTGCTAATACAATTGCTGTAATTAGAAACAGACTGACTACCATCATATTCAGTGGTAATTGTTCTGCTTGGTAACTTGGAATGGCTGCTTTTAAGTCATCTTTAGAAGCAACTTTCACGCCATCAATAGTTTCTAAATCTTTGATTGTGCGATCACTTGCATCATGTAATGGATACATCGCTGTTGCTACTTGTTTTCCTGCAACTTTTGTGAGACCTTCATCTGTCATCATCGCCACATTGGCATGTGAATGCATCGTATGATCAAAGAACCCCACTACCTGCAATTTTTTATCTTTTTCTGGTACTTTGATCCAATCGCCAACATGAATACCTTCACCACTCAACTTGCTGTTCAACACAACCTCTTGTTCACTTTGAGGGTAATGCCCTTTCTTTAATTTGGGTTGTTCCTTTTTAGGAATATTGGTGAACAACATGTCTTCTTTGTAGTCTTTAAACTTTGTAGATACTTGCGCTATTTTAATTGGTTTCTCACCAGTGACTTTTTCTATCTCTGACTGTGTTTCAGGTGTGAAGCGTGACTTTTCCAATAAGTCCTCTGAATCTTTTTGAATAACATAACGCTCTGATTGGAAGCCATTCAACATCGAAACATTTTCTCGCGCTAATCCTTGCGCAAGGCCTGTAATAAATAACACCATGCTTGCTAATAAAACAACAATAAATAATATCAGTGCATATCGAAACTTATAAAAAGTTAATTCTGATATCGCTAATTTCATCGTTCATATCTCCCTTCTCGTTCTGATCATGTCTTAACTATACGAGTCTTATATGAACTCAATATGAACACTCTGACATTTTTTGAAATAAGCAGAAGATTAAGATGCTATGTGGATGGAATATATGCTTTTTAAAATGATCATGTAGGCTACTCTTTTAATATTTCCCAGGAAACATACCAGATTATGTGACTTGATATTTGCTGTGATAGAATGGCTGTATGTATATAAAGAAGAAAGAGGTGTATGTATGGCTGTAACTTGTTTAATTGTTGATGATGACCCCGATATTCTGTCATATGTAGAGACACATGTGACACGCGAAGGTTATCATGCTGTAACACAGCCCAATGCAGAGTCTGCGCTTGACTATGTCGCAGATCACGCCATTGATATTGCGATTGTTGACGTGATGATGGATGGTATGAATGGATTCGATCTATGCCAGACATTG
This region of Staphylococcus sp. IVB6240 genomic DNA includes:
- a CDS encoding MarR family transcriptional regulator — its product is MSKHDIMNQHIRFMGEFLTNVNALTAGVLKDLRIQYAISNEQSSVLLMLSHEKALTLTEITIRQGVNKAAVSRRVKKLLELELVKFAYMSDDADRRLKYIELTKYGWDFVHDSRNLITNLATEVLSDIPLDEIEETRAVLEKIDTRLKGLVQKSTSS
- a CDS encoding ABC transporter ATP-binding protein codes for the protein MSLKVENLIKTFGQGDTETTVLKGLNFEVQPGEFVILNGASGSGKSTLLTILGGLLTPTEGAVIIDDQDLTQMSSKERTDKRLKDIGFIFQASHLLPYLKVKEQLILVGQEAGMSKKDADTRATTLLKQIGLGHRLDAYPHMLSGGEKQRVAIMRAWMNQPKLLLADEPTASLDAKRAIEVVDMIKAQVRDEQAIGIMVTHDERLFEYADHIFYLDSGEMIQK
- a CDS encoding ABC transporter permease, with product MKLAISELTFYKFRYALILFIVVLLASMVLFITGLAQGLARENVSMLNGFQSERYVIQKDSEDLLEKSRFTPETQSEIEKVTGEKPIKIAQVSTKFKDYKEDMLFTNIPKKEQPKLKKGHYPQSEQEVVLNSKLSGEGIHVGDWIKVPEKDKKLQVVGFFDHTMHSHANVAMMTDEGLTKVAGKQVATAMYPLHDASDRTIKDLETIDGVKVASKDDLKAAIPSYQAEQLPLNMMVVSLFLITAIVLAAFFYVMTIQKTPEIGILKAVGIKTGHLLWALILQILFVTMLGVFIGIGLIVGLSMFLPATMPFVVTPNIIMLTILIFIVVTLVGALLSFIHVYKIDPIEAIGGGVA
- a CDS encoding YdcF family protein; the encoded protein is MGLIHSIMTLLYLILISMAMYIPYRHQSLPYFQAFLLLNMLATLLSVTTHSLPLPSLFMAFLVLGYLFIKQRKTLWTHPDGRHFIWRLSCYIMAVTSLCFGSFLLITLMPPVISFWFKLLYALSLVFLLTLPYYLYFSWYLRQTKPQKSPDILLVLGAGIVTESVSPLLRARLDAAFKISHNKTNWIVSGGQGADEPISEALAMQHYLIQLGIPSEQITLEDQSTNTQENIKYSQPSIPSHAYCTIVTSDFHLLRALRIAQRFKLSADGYGAISPLRYRARSYLHDYCGVLLHYPYAWLVFVLIHILFSIL